The Verrucomicrobiota bacterium nucleotide sequence TATCAGATGGCGGAACTGAAGATGAGCGGCTCGGCCAACATGATCGTCGTTGGCGACGTCACTTTATACGTGACCGGCAACGTCGATATTTCCGGGCTGGCGACCATCGTGATCGCCCCAGGTGGACATTTGAAATTATATGTCGGCGGCCCTTCAACCGCGATCCACGGGATTGGCGTGAACAACCTCCTCGGCACGGCGGATCAATTCTACTACTACGGCCTGCCCGGCAACAAAAGCATTGAAATTGGTGGCAATGCGCTCACCACCGTTGCGCTCTACGCTCCTAATGCGGACCTTGATTTTCAAGGCGGCGGAAACATCCTCTATCATCTGATGGGAAGCGTGGTCTGCAAATCGGTGAAATTGAACGGTCATTTCAGTTTCCACTTTGACGAGAATCTGCCGCGAGTCGGACCCGCCCGCGGTTATGTCGCAACCTCGTGGCAAGAGGGCTAACACTCGTCCTGCGGGGAAGTTTAACTCCGGTCGTTCGCCGCCGCCGGCGCACGCTGAACCTCGCCGCTCTTTCCATGCCTCAAATAACTTGCCAGGTGCATCCCTGATTCGCCAAAACCTGACACCGTCGATTGATGTAAAGTCCGGCACACGCGCCCGTTTCACCGTTCCCCGATGCCCTTTCCTTCCAACGGAATCCGGTCCAGGCATGAGTAACGCGCCCCTTGCGGCGAAAGCTCGCTCCGCATCAACTCCAGATGCGCCATTGCCCACCCGCCAAATTCTCTGTTCGCCCAGGTGGATAGTTTCTCCGCGAGGAATGCGCTCTTCGCGTGCCGCGGCTTGACGCGGCCGATGGTCAGATGCGGTCGAAACGCCCGCTGCTCATTGTGATCACCGAATCCGCGCGTCGCATCGCTGATGTGCGCGGCCAAGGCTTCCAAGTGTTTCAGGTCGCCCGCCAAGCCCACCCAGATCACCCGCCCGCCGAAACAGCCCGTCTTTTCGGCACGAAGCTGACATGGGGCGACCTCCGCGCACACCTGGCGGATGGTCTGTTGCAATGCTGCGAGGCGCGCGTGGGGAACATTGCCGAAAAAACGAATCGTCAAATGCACCGACTCCGGCCGTGTCCAAGCAACATCTTCAATCGACTCGCCGAGCTCTCGTTGCAACACTTTCAGTCGCGCCAGCACCTCCGGCGGCAGCGGCACGGCGAGGAACGCGCGAATGTTTTGAGGCGGCTCAGGCATCACAAACAAGATTGCATTTATTCAACCACCAAGCCTCATAAAAACGATGCTCCTGAGGTTAGGGCGTCATGAGCTGTTGGAAAGTCCGTCCGATCCATCGCTCCCAATTCTCCAATACTCCAGAACTCCATCAGCCCATTCCTTACCCCGGCTCCTGCTGGCTGATGCAATGGAACGCGCCGAGTCCCCAGATCAACTCCGTCGAATCGATACCCATCACACGCCGGTCACGGAATTCCTTTTGCAAAATTGCCAGCGCCTTTGCGTCGTTGGTGTGGCGATACGTCGGCACGAGAACAATTTCGTTGGCAATGTAGAAATTCGCGTAGCTCGCGGGCAATCGTTGCCCCTGATGTTCGACGACACCGGGCATCGGCAATGTAACAATCCGAAACGCTTCGCCGTCCTGATCGCACAGGGTGCGCAAGCGTTGCAAATTGTCTTGCAGGATTTGGTGGTTTGCATCGGCGGGATCCTGTTCCATCACCGTCACAACCGTTTCCGGGTTCACAAAACGCGCCAGATCGTCGATGTGTCCATCGGTATCATCGCCCACAATGCCTTCGCCCAGCCAAAGCACTTTCGTTACACCGAGATAGTCGCACAGACATCTTTCGATCTGACGTTTTGTCAAATCCGGATTGCGGTTGGGATTCAACAAACAAGCCTCGGTGGTCAATAAAGTGCCGCGACCATTCACTTCAATCGAGCCGCCCTCCAAAACCATCGACGGCGAGAAGAGCGGAAGCTGGCGCAATTTCGCGACGTGTTGCGGAACCGCGTCGTCGAGATCAAACGGTGGATACTTGTTGCCCCAGGCATTGTAGCCCCAATCGACGATCGCCCGCTCGCGTTTTCCGTTTTGTTCCCGCACGAGAAAAATCGGGCCGTGATCGCGACACCACGGTTCATAAGCGGGGAACTGGTGAAAGCGGACACGATCAAGTGGCGTCTTATATTGGCTCAACAATCCGCGCACCACACGTTCCATCTCCGCATCCCAAACGTTGATGTTCACCTCTTCAACTTGAACGAGATGCCGAATCAACTCCGCGTAAACTGGCGGGACGCTGTCATACTTGTCCGGAAAACTGATTCCATCGCGACGCGGCCAAGTGAACCACGTGCTCGCGTGCCTTTCCCATTCCGCCGGCATCCGGTAGCCGAGGTCGGCGGGGACTTTAGAAGTGTTTGGCACTTGGCGAGAAAAGCTATGGCGATACTCGAAATCCGAAATCCGAAGTCCGAAACAAATCCGAAATTCGAACGCCAAAAATCCAAAACCCGACAACGGCCAGGCCGGAGTCACCTGCAACCGGACCCAGTGTTTGAGTCCGCGTGTTTTTGTTTCGGATTTCGGATTTCGTCATTTGGATTTGTTTCGGATTTCGAGCTTCGGATTTCGGATTTTCTTTTCAGGGCACCGGCCCACCCTGCGCCGCGGCCAGCAGGTGATACCATTCCTCGCGCGTCAGTTCGAAGTCCGCCGACTTTGCTGCCTCACGAATTCGCGCCGGATTGGTTGAACCAATGATCGGCACAATCCTGCTCGGATGTTTCATCAACCACGCCAATGCCACAGCCGTCGGGCTGACACCCCTCGCTGCCGCGATCTTATCCAGCACGGCGACAATCGTCGCCGTCCGATACTTCTGTTGTGAGGGCAACACACGTTTCGCTCCGTCACCCAAATAACCTCCCGCCAGCGGACTCCACGCCAGTGGCGTCATTTTTTCAATCAGGCATTGGTCGAGCGTGCCGTCGGTAAAGCAATCCAGTTTGGCCAGACTGATCTCAACCTGATTGACAATGAGCGGCATCGGGCAGGCGACCTGAAGAGCAGTCACCAGCGACGGACGAAAATTGCTGACGCCGAAATAACGCACCTTGCCCGTCTGTTTCAATCGTGCAAAGGCACTCGCGATCTCTTCCGGGTTGGCCAGATAATCCGGGCGATGCAGTTGGTAGAGATCAATCGTGTCCACTCCGAGCCGCTGCAACGACTGCTCACAAGCCGAGACGATATGTTGCTCGGAAAAATCATAACGCTGCGGTGAATCGGGATTCGGCTCGCCGGGAACACGTATCCCGCCCTTCGTCGCAATCACCACCCGCTCCCGCATCCCGGAAACTTGTTTGAGGGCTTCCCCCAACATCCGTTCCGATACGCCGATGGAATAAACATCCGCCGTATCGAACAGCGTGTAACCCGCCTCGTAAGCCGCGATCACTGCGCAGCGACCCGCCGCCTCGCTTTCGGGTGTGACCTCGGACGGCGTCCAGGTGCCGGCGATTCGCCAGCAGCCGTAAGCCAGGCGGCTGGTGCGTAGTGAACTCGTGCCCAGTGGAATCGTTTCCATAATTTGAAAGTCAAAGACTAGAGCCGGAAAGATTCCAGCGCAAAATTAAATCATCGAAAAGACATTCCGCAGTCCCCACGGGATTGGATCCGGAAATTGACTTGCTTTCCCAGGAGGCTCGCGGTGTCATACGAGTGTTCCCGAGGGAAATCAACCATTGCAAATCTTAACCATGTTCTGTTTATGAAATATCCACGATGCGCATTCATCAGACTGACGTCGCTCACCGTGCAGCAGAGGGTTTTTGAAACACTCGCTGTGCTTCTTCATCCTAAAGAAGACTGGACAAGGAAAACCAACACCATCCTCTGCATCACCGGTCTGTTGTTCTCAGCCCTAAGCCCTCACTTCTCAACCGCCTTCGCGCAGGGCACGACCATCACATATCAAGGCCGCCTCGATGCAGGAGGAAGTGCGTTCAGCGGCAACGCCGAATTCCAGCCCACGCTCTGGGACGCCTTGAGCGGCGGCTCGCAGCTCGGCACGAACAACCCGCTCTCGGTGATTGTGGCGGTGACCAATGGCCTGTTTGTCCTGCCGCTGGACTTCGGCGACGGGCCGTTCAACGCCGGGGCGGACCGCTGGTTGCAGCTTCAAGTGCGCACGAGCATCGGACCGTTCACCACGTTGACGCCACGGCAGCCACTCACTTCCGCGCCGTATGCAATTCATTCGGCCAACGCGGCCACGGCTGGCGTGGCGGCAAGCGCCAACTCGGTTGCGGCCGCAAACATCACCGGTACGCTGGGGCTGGCGCAGTTGCCCAGCGCCTTGGTGACGAACAATGAAACGGGTGTGAATCTCACCGGCGCCTTCAGCGGCAACGGCGGCGCGTTGAGCAATTTGTCGGCGAGCGCGTTGGTGGCACCGCTGACCGGTGTTTCCATCACCACTTGGGGTGACACTCAGTTCGGTCAGCGGGAAGTGCCCGCGAACCTGGACAATGTCGTGGCCGTGGCCCCTGGGATAGCGCACAGCCTGGCCTTGAGAGCCGACGGAACAGTGGCGGCTTGGGGGGCAGGAGCAACCAATAATCCAAGTGCTGGCGTTGATTTCGGCCAGTCCATCATACCCCCCGGTTTGAACAACGCGAAGGCGGTTGCGGCCGGTTACCTGCACAGCCTGGCCTTGAAATCCAACGGCACGGTCGTTGCTTGGGGTTGGAATGATTATGGCCAGACGAATGTGCCCGTGACCTTGAGTAACGTGACCGCAGTTTCAGCCGGGGCCTATCACACGCTGGCGTTGAAAACCGACGGAACGCTCGTCGGTTGGGGGACCAATAGCAATGGCCAGTTGTCCATTCCGCCAGGCTTGAGCAATGTGATGGCCGTGTCTGCGGGCCTCCTTCACAGTCTGGTCTTGAAGTCCAACGGAACGGTGGTCGCGTGGGGAGCGGGACAAACCAACGATCCGGGAACGGGTCAAGATTTCGGCCAGTCGCTGGTGCCGCCGGGCTTGTCCAATGTCGTGGCCATTGCCGCAGGCGGCGTGCACAGCCTCGCCCTGAAGGCGGATGGCACCGTCGTCGCTTGGGGAGCGGGACAAACCAACGATCCGGGAAGCAGCGTTGATTATGGCCAGTCTCTGGTGCCACCGGGCTTGAGCAACGTGGTCGCGGTCGTGGCGGGCGTCTATCACAGCCTGGTGTTGAAGAGCGATGGCATGGTCGTGGGTTGGGGGGGCAGCGGGTTGGGCGAGGCGGATGTGCCGCCGGGTTTGAACAATGTATTTATGCTGGGCGCCGGCTCCTGCGCTCGCCACGCTTTGGCATTGCGGAGGCGCGCGGAGTCGCCCGTGGCCTGGCTCGATTCAGACAACACCTTCAACGGCAGCCTGCAAATCAATGGCGAGATCCACGCTTTTGGCGAAGCGACGTTCGGCGGCGACTTGAGATTGGATGACGGTAATCTTTGGTTTCGCGGCGGGCTTGATCGCAATAACGGCTTGGGCTGGTATGGCACCAACAAGAGCTTTGGTGACTTCTCCTCCCCTGCGCCCGACGGCCCGATCTTGTTCGGTTACGCGGGCGGCGGGCTGGGAACGACAACCAACGGATCGCACGTTGTGCTGTCTTGGGATGCTTCGCAGCGCGTGGGGATCGGCACGGTCACACCGAACGCCCGGCTCTCCTTGGGTGGCGATCAAGCCGCCAGCAAGTTGCTGTTGTATGACTCCTACGGGTCCGAGGCCGGTCTTGGTTTCACAGGTTTCCAATTTCGCTTGCATTTGCCCGACACCAGCAGCCGGTTTGCCTTCCTGGACGCGCCGAACGGCAACGAGGTCTTCACCATTCAGGGAGGCACTTTCGGCAACGTCGGCATCGGCACCAATTCACCGCAGTCGAAATTGCACGTCCGCGGCGATATCCGGCTGGGTTCCAGCGGCCAGTACTTTGCGCCCGGCGGTCAGGAAAATCTGCGCATCATTCGCGGCGTGGTGAACGCAGCGGGCACCATTCTCGCCGGGCAAGGTTTCACGGTCACGAAAGGTCCGACTGGTTTCTTCACGGTCACGTTCAGCCCCGCCTTCTCGGACATGCCGGCTGTAACAGTGACGGCGCAATCGGGCATTGACCGGATGGCGACCTGCACCTCTGTCAGCACGAGTTCGACGGGGATCTGGACTCGCGACTCCGCCGGCACTGCCACGGACAACCAGTTTAATTTCATCGCCATCGGCCCGCGCTGACGCGCCGAACTCGCAATGACCGCTCCCGTCATCCACGAATCAAAACGAGGTGCATCATGAAAAATCTGAAAGACTTCCAAAAACACAAACCCCAGACTTCCAGATCGAGCCGAAGGTCTCTGGTGGAGCGCGTTGAATCATCACTGCTTTGGGCAATGCAATCGGTCACCTCAAGGAACGGTCGCAGACAATTCAGCGCGGACCATGGACTGGAACGCTGGCCTTACCGGGCCCGGGCGCTTTGTCTGATCTTCGTTCAAGCTGCCTTTTGCCTGCGGGCAGCTAGCCAGAGTTACTCCATCGACTGGTTCACGATTGACGGCGGCGGCGGCACGAGCACTGGCAGCGTCTATTCCGTCAGCGGCACCATCGGTCAACCCGACGCCGGCCCGACCATGAGCGGCGGGAATTATTCCGTGGACGGCGGGTTCTGGTCCATCCTCGCCACCGTGCAAACGCCCGGCGCGCCGCTGTTGACCATCACCCGCTCCAACGCCACCAACGTGGTTCTCTCCTGGCCTTGGCCATCGACGGGCTTCGTGCTGCAGGAGAATCCAGTTATCGGCACGACCAACTGGACAAATGTTGGCACGTCGCCGATCACCAACGGGCCGAATCTCGAAGTCATCATCTCCCCGCCTATCGGCAATCGGTTCTATCGTCTGAAGCATCCGTAACCGGGACTGCCGCCGCCAAATCACGCCACCCGAGGAGGGCCGGGAATCGCCTTGCTTTTCCTTGATCCTTGCCTTCTCATTTACTTGTTCCCGAAGGGAATTTGCCATCGTGAATCTCAAGCAAGTTCTGTTTATGAAAACTCCCCTGCTTGTTTTCAAGCTGTCGGTCCTCCTCACCGTGGTGGACATGGCTTTGGAAAAACTCGTCGCTCATCATCATCTGAAAGAAAACTTGTTATGAAAAACAAATCCATCCTCGCACTCGCAGCGTTGCTCTTCTCGACCCTCAACCCTCAACTCTCAACCGTCCTCGCCCAAGGCACGGCGTTCACCTATCAAGGCCGCCTCAATGACAATGGCAGCCCGGCCAACGGCACGTACGATCTCCGTTACGAACTGCACAATGACGCCACCACCAACGGCCTGCTTGGCTCGCCGCAGAATGATTTCGGCGTTGCAGTCTCGAACGGCCTGTTCACATCTAGGCTCGACTTCGGGCCAGGCATTTTTACCGGCGACCCGCGCTGGTTGCAGGTGTTGGTGCGCAGTAATACTGCGCCAGTGTTTTCCGTCCTGTTGCCGCGGCAACGAATTGACGCTGCGCCTTACGCCGTCTTTGCCGGACTGGCGGCGGACCTGAAGAGCGGAATCAGTC carries:
- the thpR gene encoding RNA 2',3'-cyclic phosphodiesterase, encoding MPEPPQNIRAFLAVPLPPEVLARLKVLQRELGESIEDVAWTRPESVHLTIRFFGNVPHARLAALQQTIRQVCAEVAPCQLRAEKTGCFGGRVIWVGLAGDLKHLEALAAHISDATRGFGDHNEQRAFRPHLTIGRVKPRHAKSAFLAEKLSTWANREFGGWAMAHLELMRSELSPQGARYSCLDRIPLEGKGIGER
- a CDS encoding agmatine deiminase family protein — protein: MPAEWERHASTWFTWPRRDGISFPDKYDSVPPVYAELIRHLVQVEEVNINVWDAEMERVVRGLLSQYKTPLDRVRFHQFPAYEPWCRDHGPIFLVREQNGKRERAIVDWGYNAWGNKYPPFDLDDAVPQHVAKLRQLPLFSPSMVLEGGSIEVNGRGTLLTTEACLLNPNRNPDLTKRQIERCLCDYLGVTKVLWLGEGIVGDDTDGHIDDLARFVNPETVVTVMEQDPADANHQILQDNLQRLRTLCDQDGEAFRIVTLPMPGVVEHQGQRLPASYANFYIANEIVLVPTYRHTNDAKALAILQKEFRDRRVMGIDSTELIWGLGAFHCISQQEPG
- a CDS encoding aldo/keto reductase, with protein sequence METIPLGTSSLRTSRLAYGCWRIAGTWTPSEVTPESEAAGRCAVIAAYEAGYTLFDTADVYSIGVSERMLGEALKQVSGMRERVVIATKGGIRVPGEPNPDSPQRYDFSEQHIVSACEQSLQRLGVDTIDLYQLHRPDYLANPEEIASAFARLKQTGKVRYFGVSNFRPSLVTALQVACPMPLIVNQVEISLAKLDCFTDGTLDQCLIEKMTPLAWSPLAGGYLGDGAKRVLPSQQKYRTATIVAVLDKIAAARGVSPTAVALAWLMKHPSRIVPIIGSTNPARIREAAKSADFELTREEWYHLLAAAQGGPVP